In Campylobacterota bacterium, the sequence CTCCTTTCTCCCCTGTTTCCCCATTTTTTTTACCTGTCCCCTTTTTTGTTATTGCGTTCTTTAAGGATTCTTCCGTAATGATGTGTCGAAGAATAAGGGGGGAATCATGAACTTTCATGAAAAGCTCACGCCGGATGAGCGTTTTTTGCTCCTCGCCGTGATGGTTCTTGCGCTGGGGGCGCTGGGCGCTCTCACCCTCGCGGTTCGGGGCGGACATCTGTTGCACCTGGATCAGGCGGTATTGGGGGGATTTCACAAGCTCAAAAACCCTTCTCTGGACCGTTTTTTCTCGTCGATCACGTGGCTTGGATCGCTCTGGGTCCTCCTCCCCGCCTACGTCGTTTTGGTCCTGAGCCTCTCGAAAAGTTTCGAACACGTCGAACGGGTGATGGGGATCGGCTTTTTCGGCGCGATCATTACGACCTACGTCATTAAGTACCTGTTTGAGCGCAAACGTCCCCATTTTTTCGGGCCGATCGGTGAACTGCCGCTGGATCCGGCATTTCCGAGCGCCCACACGACCCAGATCATCGCGTTTAGCCTTTTGCTGTGGATCGTCGTCTACACCGGGCCGACGCTGGGCAATCTGGTCCTGAGTGCGGTGCTGCTGGGGATATCGGTAGGGGTAGTGCTCTCGCGGATGTACCTGCAGGTCCATTTTCCGACCGACGTCGTGGCGGGAACCCTGATTGCGCTGATCTGGGCCGCCATTGCAGTTTTGGCGGTCAAATCGGGAGCGGTGCGATGAAAAACAAATTCCTGGGAACGGGGGAGCGCGGATACCATCCGTGGCGGAAGTTTCGGATTATCCTCTCGGGGCTGCGCTTTGCCGTTATTTACGACTTCAGCGTCCTCTACAAAATCATCCTCTCGGTCGCGGTTTTGATTCCCGTGATGATTTTCAGCGACAAACTCAATGCGTCGCTGATCGTTCTGGCAACAGGGGTAATGCTCTCGGCGGAGATTTTCAACACGGCAATCGAAGCGATGTGCGATTTCATGGAGACCCGCTACAACGAAAAAATCCTCATCATCAAGGACATTGCCGCAGCAGCGGCGGGAATTAGCATCTTTGCGTGGCTGGCGGTATTGGCGTTCGAGCTGGTCGAACTTTTACCGCTTTTGCGTTCTATCGCCGGATAACGTCGCTCTCGCGAACCCACAGGTTTTCATCCGGACGGGTCGGCTGCCATACACGGTTGACGAAATACCCCGTAATGTGGACCCATCCTCCCGAGGGGGAACCGGCAGTGAAAGAGCGGCGCGCTTCCCACGTATCGACGACCGACCCTCCCGGAGCATTGTAAATCGGCGCGTTCGAAGCCATCCGGTAGGCGGACGATCCCCCTTTTTTCGGTGCGGGAGCCGCCGCTTTCGCCGGCTCCGGAGAGACGCTTCTGGCCACGGGGCGAGCATCGCGCACCGGGACGGCGGCGACCGACGTTTTGCGGCTTTGGGCGGCGGAAAGATCGTTTTTGAGCTTGGCAATCTGCGCTTCGGCCTGTACAAGCCTGCTTTGGAGCGCCTTCACCTGCTGGGGGGTTTCGGCGGTTCTGGTGACGATCTTCTCTACCGGACGGTCCTTGTAAACCACTTTTTCCTGCGTCACGATGCGGTCTTTGTAAACTACTTTTTCGACCACTTTTTCTTTCGTTGCGGGAGCTTTTTTAAGCTTCTCGATCGTCGTTTTCGCGGATGCGAGTTCGGTTTGCAGCGCTTTGATCTGCTCGGTCGGCTGTACCGTTTTCGTCACGATTTTCTCGACCGGACGGTCGCGGTAAACGACTTTTTCAACTACCTTGACCGACGGTGACGTCACCGGTTTGGACGCTTTGAGGTTGGCGATTTCGGCACGGGCGGCAGAGAGCTCGCGCTGGAGCGATGCGAGTTTGTCGGTCGGTTCGACCACTTTGGTGACGACTTTTTCGCGCACGGGAGCGCTCTGTAGCCGCTGAATCGCGGCGTTGGCTTTTTCCAGTTCCCGCCGGAGCGCCTGTACCTGCTGGGATTCGGCGGCCGATACGGCGGGAGTCGCCGGTTTCGCCGCGGTATGTGCGGCGGCAAGTTCTTTTCGCAGCCGGGCGATTTCGACCCGTGCGTCGGCAGCCTCTTTGCGCAATGATGCGGCAGAACTCTTTTTCAGGTCGTTTTCCAGAAGACGAACCTGTTCTTTGGCCTTGGCCAGTGCTTTGGTGAGGTTCTCCCGCTCGATTTTGCCTACTTTGACCGCATTGGCCTCTTTGGCCAGCCGTTCGCTGCGGGCCGCAACCGACCGCAACTGCTCGTCGCGCGAGGTGAGGGTTTTTTCCAGGCTTTGGATCACCCCTTTTTTACGCCCGATTTCCTGCTCGATCTCGCGGTTGCGTTGCTGGAGAGATTTGAGCTGTTCGGCGTTCTCTTTGATCTGCGCTTCGAGGCGTGCAATTCGGGTCTGATACCCTTTGATCTTCGGATTGGCTTCCTGGGACTGCCGGCACTCTTCGTATTTTTGGCGCAGTTTCGCGACGTCGCCCAGTATGCTCTGCGTCTCTCCGCCTGCCCCGTAAAGATACCCCGCGGCGATCAAACTTGCAAACAGCGTCTTCATAACACCCCTTCTTTCTTGACCAGTTTGACTCCCATCTCCAGATGGTGGGTATAGGGAAACTGATCGAATGCCGCCATCCCGGTGATTTTATGGGTCCGTTCGAGGATTTCGAGATCGCGCACCAAAGTCTCGGGGTTGCAGGAAATATACAGGAGATGCTCAAACCGTGCCGCAAACGCGCAGGGCTCTTCACCCAGCCCCGCGCGCGGCGGGTCCACGAAAAGGGTTTTGAGGCGGTAATCATCCAGATCGACCCCCTCCATTCGGTTGAACACGCGCACGCGGTCGAGCGCCATCGTAAATTCTTCGGCGCTCATCCGGACAAAATCGATATTGTCGACGCCGTTGAGTTTCATGTTCTCTCTGGCAGCGGCGATGGAGGATTTGGAAATTTCGGTCGCGAGGACCCGATCGAAACGTGACGCGAACGGTATCGTAAAGTTCCCCGCACCGCAGTAAAGCTCGAGGAGGTCGCCGCCGATTCCACCCAGCTGTTGCAGCGACCAGCCGATCATCTCCGCGTTGACCTGTGCATTGGGCTGGGTAAAGCTGTTTTCGATATGGACGTAACGGTAATCGCGTTCCCCTACCCGAATCGTTTCGGTAACGTAATCGCGGCTGGCAACGATCTTTTGCCCGCGGCTGCGCCCGATGACCCCGATGCCCAGCCGCTCTTCGAGCTGCCGTGCCTGCGAAAGCCACGCGTCGTCGAGTCTGCGGTGATACAGGAGGCTGACCAGCACCTCATTATCCCGCGAGGCGAGAAAATCGGCGCCGAAAAGTTTGTATCCCATTCCGAGCTCGGAAACGGCCGGGAGAAGGCGCTCCATAGCATCCGCGATGGGTTCTGAGACGATGCCGCATCCTGCGATCCGGAGCATCCCCTGCCGATCGAGGCGATTCATCGCATAACTCATCCCCTCGTCGTCGTGATAGATTTTGAATTCGGCGCGGGAGCGGAAGCGTTGGCTTGGGGAGCGAAAAACCTCTATTTCCCCTCCGTAGAGCGGAACAAACATGTCGCGAACGTGTGCGAGCTTGTGTTCGAGCTGCCCCTCGTATCCGCTTTCATAATCGCGGCAGCTGCCGCAGACCCCGAAATAATTACACTGCACGAAAGACCTTTAAAGCGCTATTTGACACTGGCTATAAGATTGCCGATGAGGAGGTTCCAGCCGTCCACCATCACAAAGACGAGTATCTTGAACGGCATCGAAATCATGACGGGGGGCAACATCATCATCCCCATCGACATCAGTATCGACGCGACAACCATGTCGATAACGAGGAAAGGGAGAAAGAGGAGAAACCCGATCTCAAAAGCCGTTTTGAGTTCGCTGATGACGAACGCCGGGATCACGATGGTAAGAGGCACCTCTTTGATCGACTGGGGGTTTTCCATGTGCCGGATCCGTAAAAAGAGCGCAAGGTCTTTTTCGCGGGTGTTGCGGACCATGAAGTTTTTGAACGGTTCGGTCGTTTTCTCGAACGCCTCGTCGTAGGTGATCAGCTCTTCGCTGTAGGGCTTGATCCCTTCATCGTAGGCTTTGGTAGCGACGGGTTCCATGACGAACACCGTAAGGATGAGCGCGAGCATCACGAGCAGCTGCGTCGGCGGGACCTGCTGGGTTCCCAGCGCCTGGCGCAAAAACCCGAACACGATCACAAAACGGGTGAAAGTCGTCATCACGAGCACCAGGCTCGGGGCGAGGAAAAGGACCGTGAGGACGAGGAGGACGTTGAGCGAGCTCACCACCTCTTCGGGCGTTTCGGGGGCGGTCAGGTTGAAGTTCATCGCCGGTACCTGGGCGTCTTCGGCCCACAGCATCAACGGGATCATCAAGAGCAAAAAGACCAAACGACCCAAACCGTACCCCGCACTTTCGAAAATGAATTGTTTTTAATGAGGCGATAATACCACAAACTAAGGGTGTATCTCGATTAAATTCTGATAAAATTGCATCAAATCAATGCAGGAGCTTTTATGTCCCATTCTCTTTCTATCGTCATTCTCGCCGCCGGAAAAGGGAGTCGGATGAAATCGCCCACAGCCAAGGTCCTCCATCGGATCTGCGGGCGCGAAATGCTCTATTACAGCATCAAGGCGGCCCGGGAGATCACCGACGACGTTATCGTCGTCATCGCCCATCAAAAAGAGGCGGTAAAAGCGGCAATGGAACGCCATTTCGAAGGCTTGACCTTTGTCGTGCAGGATGCCGAAAACTTCCCCGGAACGGGCGGAGCGATGAAGGGAGTGACCCCCAAATACGACGACGTCCTCGTCCTCAACGGCGACATGCCCCTCATCACGCGCGGCTCGATCGAGCGTTTCCTCGCCAATCCCGCCGACATCGTCATGTCGGTCATCCCCCTCGATGATCCCAGCGGATACGGCCGCGTCGTGATCGAAGCGGGGAGTGTCGAACGGATCGTCGAAGAAAAAGACGCCACCGAGGCGCAAAAAGCGATCAATACGGTCAACGCCGGAGTCTACGCGTTCAAACACCACGTATTGCAAAACTACATTCCCCGCCTCTCCAACAACAATGCGCAGGGGGAATACTACCTCACCGACGTCATCGAGATGGCGCGGGGCGACGGCCTCTCCATCGCCCCGCTGTATGTGGGCGAAGAGGAGTTCAAAGGGGTCAATTCCAAAGCCGATCTCGCCCACGCCGAAGAGATCATGATGGAACGGATTCGCAAAGCGTGGATGGACGCTGGGGTGATCCTGCAGCTTCCCCAGACGATCTACATCGAAGAAGGGGTCCGCTTCGTCGGCGAGTGCATCGTTGAAAACGGTGCCCGTCTGTGCGGAGAGAGCCTCATCGAGAATTCGCACGTCAAAGCCCACAGCGTCATCGAAGATTCGACCCTCCGAAATTCCGACGTCGGGCCGCTCGCCCACCTGCGCCCGCAGAGCGTGCTGGAAAACACCCACGTCGGCAACTTCGTCGAAGTGAAAAAATCCCACCTCCGCGGAGTGAAGGCCGGGCACCTGAGCTATCTGGGGGATGCCGACATCGACGAGGGGACGAACATCGGCGCGGGGACCATCACCTGTAACTACGACGGGATGAAAAAATACCGCACCGTGATCGGCAAAAACGTCTTCGTCGGCAGCGACAGCCAGCTCGTCGCCCCCGTCGAAATCGCCGACAACGTCATGATCGCCGCGGGAACCACCCTCACCGCCGGCAAATACGAAAGCGGCATCCTCGTCCTCAGCCGCACCCCTGTCCGTAAAGTCGCGGGCTTCTTCGCCAAATTTTTCGGCAAAGGGAAAGAATGCTGATTCCACCGACCCTGCTTGCGGGCAAAAAAATCCTTTTGGGGGTGACCGGATCGATCGCGGCGTATAAAACGCTCGAGCTGGTGCGGCTCTTTACGAAAGCGGGAGCCGACGTACGCGTGGTGATGAGCCCCGCGGCCAAAAAATTCGTCCAGCCTCTCAGTTTCGAAGCCCTCAGCCGCAACGCGGTACTTGACGATACCAACGAATCGTGGTCGGACGATTTCAACCACATCAAAATTTCGCAGTGGGCCGATGTCATGGTGATCGCTCCCGCCACCGCCAACACCATCGCCAAACTCGCCAACGGGATCGCCGACACGATCCTCACCCAGTGTGCCCTGGCGTTTGCGGGGCCCAAAGTGCTGGCCCCCTCCGCCAATACGAACATGATCCAAAACCCCATGATCCAGGGATCGCTCAAAATGCTTGCGATGTCGGGCTACGAGAGCGTCTCGACCCAGACCAAAGAGCTCGCCTGCCAGACGACGGGCGACGGTGCGATGGCCGAACCCCTCGACATCTTTTACGAAACGGCAAGAGTATTGCTCAAAGACCCTTTCTGGGAAGACCGCCGCGTGGTCGTTACCGGCGGCGGAACCAGAGAAAAAATCGACGAAGTGCGCTACGTCTCCAATTTTTCTTCGGGGAAAATGGCCAAAGCGATCGCCCTTTCGCTCTACCTCAAAGGATCGGACGTCTGCTACATCACGACCAAAGGGGCCGAAGGCCTCCCCAAAGGGATCTATACGATCGACGTCGACGATGCCGCCGAAATGCTGGAGTATACCCGCGATGCGGTCCGTGTCGCCAAAAAAGGGAAACTGAGCAAACCTTCGCTCACCAGCACCGAAGCGATCCGGCTCATCCAAAAACGCCCCTATTTGTTCATGGTCGCGGCGGTTGCCGATTTCACCCCCAAATTCCCCCAGCGGGGGAAACTCAAAAAATCGACCCTCGGAGAGCACTGGCAGATCGAGCTCACCCAGACCTCCGACATCCTAAGTACCCTAGCGCAGGAACGCGACGGGGTCACCACGATTGCTTTCAAAGCGGAAATGGATACCCAAGAGGGGCTTGAAAACGCCCGAAAGCTGCTGAGGGAAAAAGCGGTCGACGCCGTTTGCTACAATCTGCTCGATGACGCCAAAAGTTTCGGTGGGGAAGAGAACACGATCACCTTCATCACCCCCGAACAGCAGATCGATCTGGGACGCCATACCAAATTCGACCTTGCCGACAAAATTTTACATCACGCACAAGCCTGTACCTTATGAGCAACCGCGCACGCCACATCGCCATCATCATGGACGGTAACGGCCGTTGGGCGCAGGCCCAGGGCAAAAGCCGCACCGCCGGCCATGAAAAAGGGGCCGAAACGGTACGCAGAATCACCACTTTCTGCGCCGAAAACGACGAAATCGAGCGCCTGACCCTCTATGCGTTCAGCACCGAAAACTGGAAACGTCCCAAACTCGAAGTGGAATTTTTGATGAAGCTCCTCGACAAATATCTCAAAAACGAGCTGAAAACCTACCTCGAGGGGAATATCCGCTTCGAGCCGATCGGGGATCTTTCCCACTTCTCCCCCTCTTTGCGCAAGACGATCGAACGGGTGCGCGAAGAGACGGCCCGATGCAGCGGACTCGTCCAGAGCCTCGCGCTCAACTACGGCGCACAGGATGAGATCGTCCGGGCCGCGAACGCACTGCTCGAGCGGGGCGAGGCAATCAGCGCCGAATCGCTCGGGCGCGCCCTGGATACGGACGAAAACGTCGACCTCCTCATCCGCACAGGGGGAGACCACCGCCTCTCGAATTTCCTGCTGTGGCAGTCGGCATACGCCGAGCTGTTCTTTACCGATACGCTGTGGCCCGATTTTACGACCGCGGAGTTTGAACGGATCATCAAAAAATTCAAAACGGTCGAAAGACGCTTCGGAGGGCTTAACTGATGGAATGGATACTGGTATTTCTTCTCGGTGCGGCGATCGGTTCGTTCATGAACGTCGTCATCCTCCGTCTCCCCAGAGACGAAAGCGTTTCGTTTCCCGCATCCCACTGTATGAGTTGCAACACGCCGCTGCGTTTTTACCACAACATCCCGATCTTCTCGTGGCTTTTCCTCCGGGGGAAATGCGGCTTTTGCGGTGCGAAGATCTCGCTGCAGTACCCTTTCGTCGAGCTGCTCGGCGGGCTCATTTTCCTCCTCTGCGCGATGAAGCTGGGGATTTCCCTCCCTGCGGCCGGAATCGCTCTGGCCTTTGTTCTCCTGCTGGCCCTTTCGCTCATCGACTACCGCTACAAGATGGTTCCCGACAGCCTCAACCTCGCCGCCCTCACCCTCGCGGTGATCAGCGCGACCTCGTTCGCCCATCTGGCCTACAATTTTCAAAACGCCCTCCTCTTCGCGGGGGGATTCACGCTGCTGCGTTTTTACCTCTCCTACGCGATCAAAAAAGAGGCGATGGGCGAAGCCGACATCATGATCGCGGCGACGATGGGGGCGATGTTGGGAATCCAGCTCGCGCTGGCGGCGATTTTCATCGGGGCGCTGCTTGCCCTCCCCGCACTCCTCCTCACCCGCAGCGAGGATGAAGAATCGCAGCAGCTCCCGTTCATCCCTTTCCTGGCGATGGGGGCATGGATCGCCCTCATGTTCGACGGATACATCACTACCTATCTGGCAGGCCTTTATGGATAAACTACGTCGCTATATCCTCTCGAACCTTTCGCTGCTGTTCTTTTCGATCTTTCTGCCGCTGTTTGCGATCGCGTCGGTCATTTTCATGATCAAGCTGGCGACCTATACCGCCGTCATCCAGCTCACCCTCGCCGAGATGGGAAAACTCTACCTTTTCGTCCTCCCCGAACTGCTGTTTTACACCCTGCCGATCTCGTTTTTCGTCAGCGGTGCGCTGACCCTCTATCGCCTCTCGAACGACAACGAAATGGTCGTCGTCTTTTCGCTCGGGATCCCTCCGCGCTTTATCGCCCGGGTCCTCGCCGCCCCCGCACTGCTGCTCTCGCTGCTGCTGTTTATCGATTATCTGGTCGTCACCCCCTACATCAAAACGATCTCGGCCAACTTCCTCGACCAGAAAAAAGCCGAAGCGAAATTCAACCTCTCGGCTTCGGAGTTCGGGCACAACTTCGGCGAGTGGATGCTCTTTATCAACAAAAGCGACAACGCCGAGCGCGCCTACGGCGACATCGTCTTGTTCAGCAAAGAGATGAAAGACGAAATCCTGATTTCGGCCAAAAGCGCCGAACTGATCAACAACAACGGCATACTCCAGTTCCGCCTGAGCAAAGGGGAAAGCTACAGCTACAACGACGAAGTCTTCAAGCAGATGCCGTTCGAAACGGCCTACATCAACG encodes:
- a CDS encoding prepilin peptidase; the protein is MEWILVFLLGAAIGSFMNVVILRLPRDESVSFPASHCMSCNTPLRFYHNIPIFSWLFLRGKCGFCGAKISLQYPFVELLGGLIFLLCAMKLGISLPAAGIALAFVLLLALSLIDYRYKMVPDSLNLAALTLAVISATSFAHLAYNFQNALLFAGGFTLLRFYLSYAIKKEAMGEADIMIAATMGAMLGIQLALAAIFIGALLALPALLLTRSEDEESQQLPFIPFLAMGAWIALMFDGYITTYLAGLYG
- the glmU gene encoding bifunctional UDP-N-acetylglucosamine diphosphorylase/glucosamine-1-phosphate N-acetyltransferase GlmU translates to MSHSLSIVILAAGKGSRMKSPTAKVLHRICGREMLYYSIKAAREITDDVIVVIAHQKEAVKAAMERHFEGLTFVVQDAENFPGTGGAMKGVTPKYDDVLVLNGDMPLITRGSIERFLANPADIVMSVIPLDDPSGYGRVVIEAGSVERIVEEKDATEAQKAINTVNAGVYAFKHHVLQNYIPRLSNNNAQGEYYLTDVIEMARGDGLSIAPLYVGEEEFKGVNSKADLAHAEEIMMERIRKAWMDAGVILQLPQTIYIEEGVRFVGECIVENGARLCGESLIENSHVKAHSVIEDSTLRNSDVGPLAHLRPQSVLENTHVGNFVEVKKSHLRGVKAGHLSYLGDADIDEGTNIGAGTITCNYDGMKKYRTVIGKNVFVGSDSQLVAPVEIADNVMIAAGTTLTAGKYESGILVLSRTPVRKVAGFFAKFFGKGKEC
- a CDS encoding phosphatase PAP2 family protein; amino-acid sequence: MNFHEKLTPDERFLLLAVMVLALGALGALTLAVRGGHLLHLDQAVLGGFHKLKNPSLDRFFSSITWLGSLWVLLPAYVVLVLSLSKSFEHVERVMGIGFFGAIITTYVIKYLFERKRPHFFGPIGELPLDPAFPSAHTTQIIAFSLLLWIVVYTGPTLGNLVLSAVLLGISVGVVLSRMYLQVHFPTDVVAGTLIALIWAAIAVLAVKSGAVR
- a CDS encoding diacylglycerol kinase, which gives rise to MKNKFLGTGERGYHPWRKFRIILSGLRFAVIYDFSVLYKIILSVAVLIPVMIFSDKLNASLIVLATGVMLSAEIFNTAIEAMCDFMETRYNEKILIIKDIAAAAAGISIFAWLAVLAFELVELLPLLRSIAG
- a CDS encoding LptF/LptG family permease gives rise to the protein MDKLRRYILSNLSLLFFSIFLPLFAIASVIFMIKLATYTAVIQLTLAEMGKLYLFVLPELLFYTLPISFFVSGALTLYRLSNDNEMVVVFSLGIPPRFIARVLAAPALLLSLLLFIDYLVVTPYIKTISANFLDQKKAEAKFNLSASEFGHNFGEWMLFINKSDNAERAYGDIVLFSKEMKDEILISAKSAELINNNGILQFRLSKGESYSYNDEVFKQMPFETAYINDMMSTDQTRYVDTLDYWTNTDRRDKKDQLLITNTLLSLFPLLSVWLMIALGVVHARHQKRWIYLWMFLSIVGFYAAAIVIQKWLDFHTIWATALVWFILSYGFYRRLVGRRF
- the trmA gene encoding tRNA (uridine(54)-C5)-methyltransferase TrmA yields the protein MQCNYFGVCGSCRDYESGYEGQLEHKLAHVRDMFVPLYGGEIEVFRSPSQRFRSRAEFKIYHDDEGMSYAMNRLDRQGMLRIAGCGIVSEPIADAMERLLPAVSELGMGYKLFGADFLASRDNEVLVSLLYHRRLDDAWLSQARQLEERLGIGVIGRSRGQKIVASRDYVTETIRVGERDYRYVHIENSFTQPNAQVNAEMIGWSLQQLGGIGGDLLELYCGAGNFTIPFASRFDRVLATEISKSSIAAARENMKLNGVDNIDFVRMSAEEFTMALDRVRVFNRMEGVDLDDYRLKTLFVDPPRAGLGEEPCAFAARFEHLLYISCNPETLVRDLEILERTHKITGMAAFDQFPYTHHLEMGVKLVKKEGVL
- a CDS encoding di-trans,poly-cis-decaprenylcistransferase produces the protein MSNRARHIAIIMDGNGRWAQAQGKSRTAGHEKGAETVRRITTFCAENDEIERLTLYAFSTENWKRPKLEVEFLMKLLDKYLKNELKTYLEGNIRFEPIGDLSHFSPSLRKTIERVREETARCSGLVQSLALNYGAQDEIVRAANALLERGEAISAESLGRALDTDENVDLLIRTGGDHRLSNFLLWQSAYAELFFTDTLWPDFTTAEFERIIKKFKTVERRFGGLN
- the fliP gene encoding flagellar type III secretion system pore protein FliP (The bacterial flagellar biogenesis protein FliP forms a type III secretion system (T3SS)-type pore required for flagellar assembly.); translated protein: MGRLVFLLLMIPLMLWAEDAQVPAMNFNLTAPETPEEVVSSLNVLLVLTVLFLAPSLVLVMTTFTRFVIVFGFLRQALGTQQVPPTQLLVMLALILTVFVMEPVATKAYDEGIKPYSEELITYDEAFEKTTEPFKNFMVRNTREKDLALFLRIRHMENPQSIKEVPLTIVIPAFVISELKTAFEIGFLLFLPFLVIDMVVASILMSMGMMMLPPVMISMPFKILVFVMVDGWNLLIGNLIASVK
- the coaBC gene encoding bifunctional phosphopantothenoylcysteine decarboxylase/phosphopantothenate--cysteine ligase CoaBC; the protein is MLIPPTLLAGKKILLGVTGSIAAYKTLELVRLFTKAGADVRVVMSPAAKKFVQPLSFEALSRNAVLDDTNESWSDDFNHIKISQWADVMVIAPATANTIAKLANGIADTILTQCALAFAGPKVLAPSANTNMIQNPMIQGSLKMLAMSGYESVSTQTKELACQTTGDGAMAEPLDIFYETARVLLKDPFWEDRRVVVTGGGTREKIDEVRYVSNFSSGKMAKAIALSLYLKGSDVCYITTKGAEGLPKGIYTIDVDDAAEMLEYTRDAVRVAKKGKLSKPSLTSTEAIRLIQKRPYLFMVAAVADFTPKFPQRGKLKKSTLGEHWQIELTQTSDILSTLAQERDGVTTIAFKAEMDTQEGLENARKLLREKAVDAVCYNLLDDAKSFGGEENTITFITPEQQIDLGRHTKFDLADKILHHAQACTL